Proteins encoded within one genomic window of Zestosphaera sp.:
- a CDS encoding metallophosphoesterase yields MSSVRICAVGDVHGKRYLQIFQASLRSMVSFRPDVCVFAGDMVDDGRAEELDIVVNEVKTKFPNTPIVAVFGNEEYHEYEDIFMSRYPELMWLNDSMSILDVRGVKIAFIGSRGSLDRLTYWQKRNKPELRLIYAERPKILRSLINEARKHADIVTLVTHYAPAFLTVRGEPERVYPFMGSQLMERMIRESKPELVIHAHAHNARVLEAVLGSIRIYNVSLPARRNVTQIEFPLRKILSDSRTSPQA; encoded by the coding sequence ATGTCGTCTGTTAGGATATGCGCTGTGGGGGACGTGCACGGCAAGAGGTACCTGCAGATCTTCCAGGCGTCGCTCAGGTCCATGGTTTCCTTTAGGCCGGACGTCTGTGTCTTCGCTGGTGATATGGTCGATGACGGCAGGGCGGAGGAGCTCGACATCGTGGTCAATGAGGTCAAGACCAAGTTCCCGAACACCCCCATAGTAGCGGTGTTCGGCAACGAGGAGTACCACGAGTATGAGGACATCTTCATGAGCAGGTACCCTGAGCTGATGTGGCTGAACGACTCCATGTCAATCCTGGATGTGAGGGGCGTTAAAATAGCGTTCATAGGGTCTAGGGGGTCGCTGGACAGGCTCACGTACTGGCAGAAAAGAAACAAGCCCGAGCTGAGACTCATCTATGCGGAGAGACCGAAGATACTGAGGTCCCTCATAAATGAGGCGAGGAAGCACGCTGACATAGTGACTTTAGTTACCCACTACGCCCCAGCATTCCTGACGGTCAGGGGGGAGCCCGAGAGAGTCTACCCCTTCATGGGCTCCCAGTTGATGGAGAGGATGATCAGGGAGTCGAAACCCGAGCTAGTCATTCACGCACACGCGCACAACGCCAGGGTCCTCGAGGCAGTGTTAGGAAGCATCAGAATCTATAACGTCTCCCTGCCTGCACGGAGGAACGTCACCCAGATAGAGTTCCCCCTAAGGAAGATCCTCAGTGACTCCCGAACTTCGCCGCAGGCGTGA